CCTCGAATGGGCCGATAATCAGGATGGCGAGTGGCACCAAGATGAGCATGAGTTGCGGACTCTCTTGGGCCTGCTGGGTCGTCGAGTGCTCGGCGCTCTCGACGCCGGTCGACTGCATGAGCGCAGAGATCGCGAAGAGCGCCCCGAAGAGGACGAGCAGTCCCCCGAGGGTCCAGCCGATGTCTCGTAGCGTCGGCCATCGGAGATCGATAAAGGACAGGTCTCGGTCGGTCATCGCGAGATACCCCCTGCGACGAGCATCGTCCCGATGGCCATGCAGACCTGGGTGAAAACGGTGTTCTCGATCTGCGAGAGCGGCTCGAGCAGCGGGCGGACCGGAATCGCGAGGATGGCGACGACGAAGGGCGTGACGAGGAGTCCCGCGAGACCGACTCCGGAGAGCACGACCACTTGCAGGCTCCGTCGCTTGAGCCCTGTGCCACTGATCCCGTAGTAGTCGGCGACCCCGGCGGCGGCGGTGAGTCCACCGGTGACGAACGCGACGAAAACAATCGGTATCGACACTGAACTCGTCGGCAGCGTAGCCGGTGCGGTGACCCCCTGATTCAACGCGTAGCCAGCGAGCAGGACGACGGCGATGCTCGAGGCGGCGGCGATCGAGCCAGCGATTCGACCCTCGAGACCGCCGTGACGCTGGGCCAGAAACGCGAGGACGGCGGCGAGGGCGAATCCGACCCCGGCCCAGACGACCGGATTGTCGACGCCGCTGCGAACGGGGGCGAGCATGGCAGCCATCGTGACTGCCGAGAGGACGGTTCCGATGCCGGGAACCACGTCGGACGCGACCGGGCGGGCGTCGTCGGCCCGTGCAGTCTCGCTCATATTCTACTATTCGTGCGCGGACTCATAGGCACACCGCAACCGGACGAGGGGACCCGTTCCAACCGCGCCGACTCGGGCCGGGTGATCGGAGCTCAGTCGTCGACTACCGCTCGACTCGAAGCTCGGTCTTCTCGGCGACGGCCTCGGCCTCTTCGAAGTCGCCGCCACCAAGCAGGCCGCGCGTCGCCTTTTTCGCCCACTCGACAGCCGGCTGTTCGAACGTGTTCACGCCGTAGAGTTCCCCCGCGAGCACGCAAGCGGCCTCCATCCCGTAGAGCAGCCCGCCGAGTTCGTACTCGTCGATGCGCTCGAGTTCGACGCGGACGTTCGGCCGGCCGGCGGCCGCGAGGCTGGCCTCCGTGGCCTCGAACTCGGCCTCGAGTAGTTCGCCGAGCGTCGCGTCGCCCAGGTACGCCAGGTCCTCGACATCGGTGTCAGGAATCGATCGGTCCGTGCTCTCCTCGGTCGTGACGAAGGTGACGAGCTTGTCCCGCGGGCCTGCGCGGTAGAGTTGCAGTTGCGAGTGCTGGTCGGTGACGCCGAGCGCCCGCACCGGCGTCTGGCCGAGGTCGTCCTTTCCCAGACTCTCGGCCCACAGCTGGGCGAACCACTCCGCGGACGTCTCGAGTGACTCCGCGTAGGGCATCATCGCATTGATCCCAGCACCCCGCTGATCTAACGCATACGTCGTCGCACCGTAGGCATAGGCTGGACAGTCGAACAGCGACCCCGACAGCGTCTCGCGCTCAGCGGCCGCGCCGGCGAGCAGCGCTTCGAGGTCGTGGCCACAGACCGCGGCTGCGACCATTCCGACCGCCGACAGCGCGGAGAAGCGACCCGGGACGCCGTCGGGAACTTTCAGCGACGGCAGGTCGTGACGCTTTGCGAGATCTCGGAGCGGGCCGGACTCGCCGGTCGTGACGATCGTCCGCTCGGTCCAGTCGACGCCGGCCGACTCAAAGGCCTCGCGGACGACGAGGAAGTTCGCCAGCGTCTCCGCAGTCGTCCCCGATCGGGACACAACGTTGATCGCCGTGCTCTCGAGTGGCAATCGATCGAGTTCGCTCGAGATCCACTCGGGATCGACGTTGTCGAGGAAGACGGTCTCAGTGTCCGACTCGAGGGCGTTCACGATGGTCGCTGCCCCCAGCGAACTCCCGCCGATTCCGACAGTGATCAGGGCGTCGGCGTCGGCGACCGGCTCGACTGCTGCTCTGATCTCGTCGGGATCGGTTCGCTGAGGGAGATTCAGCGCTTCGTACCCGTGTTCTCCGTTTTCCATGCCGCGTTCGATGCGCTCGTGAGCGGTCGCTACCTGCTCGTCCAGCCGCTCGAGGGACTCCCTCGAGACGCCCGGCGACGCGACTGACGCGAGCGCGTTACCGATATCGACGTTCATACGCAAGGGCGCAACCGCCTGCGATAAAGGCGTTCCGTGACGGGATCGCAACGCGAAGTTGTTTGGAGGGCTCTTCTGCGCTCGAATGTTGCTCGTGCTCGATACAGGTAGAATACGAGTGGCGTAACTCAGACGGTCGTACTCGCTTCAAACTCCGGTAATACGGCATACCACGACCACAGAGCTGTCGTAACCGCTGAACCAACATAGATCGCTCCCACCGTCAGAGCCGAATGGCCCCGTGTTACCAAGAAGATGGCAGCCACCCCGCCGAGGATTATCCCAACGATCACAGACAGAACAATACCGGTTTGAGACTGTACCTGAAATTCGCCCTCCGTTACGAGGCGAACTCCGATCAGACCGCCAGTTAGGATAGCCCACGTAGGATTGGTAATCCAAATACGGTGAGCAAAGTCCCGTCTAACCACGCGAATTCGGAAATGAGGATTGCCCATCCAACCAGTCCGAGACCTGCCCAGACGACGCTTCGCCAGAGTTCCTCGTTGATAATGTGCCGACTTTTCGCACTCATGTTAGGAAACTATGGTGTATGGGAACAGAAGATTTTGTGAGACTGGACGTCCAGTAATCAATTCGCACAACTACTGAGCAGCTATTCTCATCGGAAGTCGACCCTCGATATCTATCGAAAGCCGAAACCCGGAAACCGATCCTTCGCCTACGACCGCCCATGACCGAGAAGACGAGCACGTTCGTCGTTACGCACGCCGAAGCGGAATCTGCGGTCGTCCGCGACGTCGAGACTGCACAGGTCCACACCCTCGCGTCCAATCCCGGCCTCGAGATCCACGACGTCCTCGAGGCGACCGTCGCGCCCGAGCCACCGATGGAAGTCACCTGGGAGGTGATCGACGTTGACGACAGACGCACGATCGACCTGGTCGACAGCGACCTCGAGCCGACCACACACGAAAAGAAGATCGCGGCCGAGGCTGACCTCGGCGACCTGATACAGGAGGAACGGGCCGGCACGGGGGAGATACACGTTTTCAGCGTGCCCGAGGGCGAGGTCGAACCTGCAGCGCAGGATGTCCTCGCGGACGAGGAGACGATTTCGCGGGCGGCTCGGCTCGAGGCAGTCCGCGTCGAAGTGCGGCGATCGGCCGACGACGGCGTGTTGAGCGTGCGATATCTCCCCGACTAATTAGCGGTATTGGCCCGCGACGGGCAGGATTTCGTTGCCTCGCCCGTGACGAACCGGTCCCCCTCGAGCCCGCGGCAGACGACCGGTGATAAGGATCGATTTATACGACACAACGGGGGCCGAACCACTGTCGGAATTGAGAAGGCTTACTTCGGGGGGATACCAGTGGTCGGATATATGGCGTATTTCGACGTACCGGAGATCGAGTATACCCGGTACAGTAACCGCCAGCTCGCGGCGGTCCCGCTTGCAGTCCTCGCAGTGGCACTGCTCGTCCTCGTCGGTTCGTTTCTCGTCTTGGGCTCGCCGGTCCCGATGGGAATGGACTTCGCCGGTGGGGCGGAACTGACTGTACAGACGTCGACGCCCCAGGACGATATCGACGCGGCGTTCGACCAAAATGCGGAAGTCAGAAGCACAGGAGGCGACAACCAGTACATCGTCCAGTTCACTGAGTCCGATCTGGACACGCTCCGGTCGCAGGCCGAATCGAACCTAGAACCGGACGGCAACGCAGATATCGTCCAATCAGCCTCGGCGACGGGTGCGACGTTCAGTCAAGAAAATCAGTGGACGGCCATGCTCGGCCTCGTTGTCGCGTTCGTCGGGATGAGCGCGATCGCTTTCATCCTCTTTCGGACGTTCGTGCCGTCAATCGCGATCGTCATCTCCGCGTTCTCCGACCTCGTGATCCCGCTCGCGTTCATGCGACTGACCGGGATTCCGCTCTCGTTGGGGACGGTCGCCGGTCTGCTCATGCTCATCGGGTATTCGGTCGACTCCGACATCCTGTTGAACAATCACATTCTGCGCCGAAGCGGTGGCTTCTATGAGAGTACCCATCGAGCGATGCGGACCGGTGTCACGATGACTGTCACGTCGATGGCCGCGATGTTCGTTATGGGCGTCGCAGCGTTCGTGCTCGGCATCGACCTTCTGGCATCGATCGGTATCATTCTGTTCGTGGGCCTCGCAGCCGACCTGATGAATACCTACATGTTGAATCTGAGCTTACTTCGCTGGTACAAGTTCAAGGGGGTACGATCATGAACCCGATAGACGGCGTCAAGCAAAACTGGCGGGTCCTCCTGCTCGTATCGTTTCTCCTCTTCGCGGTCATCGCGCTGTTCGTCCCCGGTGGCATCGTCGCCGACGACAGTGTCGCGAACGAGAGCGTCGACAGCGGCCCGACCAACCTCGAGTTCGGTCTCAGCCTCGATGGCGGTACCCGGATCAGAGCCCCCGTCGTCGGGATGACCGCCGAAGACATCGAAACCGGCGCGGTCAGCGACAGCGGACAGGTCGACGGGGACCGCATCGGAGAAATCGAGTCGACGTTGTACGAGGAACTCGATCTCGATACGGCGGACGCCAGAGTCACCGTCCACGACGACGGGAGCGTCACTGCCGAAGTCTTCACCGACAACGTGACGCAAGCGGAGTTCGCCACGGCGTTGCAGTCGGCGAACGTCGATGCGTCCGAGGACGACATTCGCGACGGCGTCACCGAGCAGACTCGCAACGAGATGATCGGGACGCTCCAGACGAAGATCAACGAGGCCGGTCTCTCCGGCGGTTCGGTCTACGAGCAGACGACGCGAAGCAACAACTACATCGTCGTCGAAGTTCCCAACATGGACTCCGAGGAGCTTCGTTCACTGCTCTCCGAGCGCGGGGTCGTCGAAGTCGTCGCTTACTACCCGGACGAAAACGGGACGCAGACGAACGAGACGGTGTTGACCCAAGACCAACTTGCCAACGTCGACTCGCCCCGGCAGCCACAGGGGCCACAAGGGAGATCCCAGGGGTACATGGTCCCCATACAGGTGAGCGAGGAGGCCGCACCCGAGTTCCAGCGACAGATGGAAGAGTACGGCTTCCTCGATGAGGGGTATACGTCACAGGGCGCGTGTAACCTCCCCGAAGAGAACGGAAACATCAGATTCGACCACGAGGGACAACAGTACTGCCTGTTGACGGTCTCGGACGGTGAGGTCGTCGACGCCCACTCGATGGGGAGCCTCGCCGACGGGATGATCGCCGGCACCTGGGTTAACGATCCGACCTTCCAGATGGGTGCACCGAGCCAACAGGAGGCACAGTCGCTTTCGGTCAACCTCCGGGCCGGGAGTCTGCGTGCGCCGCTCGACCTGAGCCCCGAGAGCGCCCAGGTCTACTCGATCACGCCGAGCCACGCCGACCAGTTCAAGCAGTACTCGCTGCTGATCGGACTGCTCTCGGTGGTCACCGTCAGCGGCGTCGTCTACGCCCGATACACGGACACGCGCATCGCCCTCCCGATGATCGTCACGGCGCTGTCGGAGGTCGTGATCCTGCTCGGGTTTGCGGCGCTGATACGCATGCCGTTGGATCTCTCCCACGTCGCCGGGTTCATCGCCGTCGTCGGGACCGGGGTCGACGACCTCGTGATAATCGCCGACGAGGTGTTGGACGAAGGCGATGTCAGTTCGGAACGGGTCTTCCAGTCACGGTTCCGGAAGGCGTTCTGGGTCATCGGTGCCGCCGCGGCGACGACAATCGTCGCCCTCTCGCCGCTCGCGGTCCTGAGCCTCGGGGATCTGAAGGGCTTCGCCATCATCACCATCCTCGGCGTGCTTATCGGAGTGCTCATCACCCGACCCGCGTACGGTGACATCCTGCGACGGCTGCTGACCGACCGCTAACGCGTCTCGATTCCCGCTTTATCCGCTCTTTCAGCCCGAACCTTTCTACCCGACTGAGCCGTGTTAGTGCGTATTGCGACACCGTGGACACCAGTCGACGGTTCCGTCTTCACCGTAAGCGCGTGCGAAATCGTACGAAACGGGGTTTTCACAGGTCGTACAGACCGGCATATAATCACCATCGTAACGCACTGGGAGGACGGCCAATAACCGCCAGCCTGCAATTGCAACCGGTGCTCGAGGACCGACTCGCTTCAAATACACGCGGTGCTATCGCGTGCTCGAGAACGATCGCAGAACCGTCACTGTCGACCCGTGGGTCAAGACAGAACCAAAGGACATAGCGGTCTCTGCCGCGACAACTGTCCGACAGGGGACGATGACCGACGCGAGACAGGGCTGTTACAGATCGCGCTGGAACTCGTCGAAGACCTCGAGGTCGTCGGGGAGGTCGTATGCGAGGTGACGCTGTTCCTGCCGGTTGGTACCGGCGTCGTCGATCGGTGTGGCGACGTCTTCCCAGCCGGGTTTGATCTTGACGCTTTTCGCTGGCATCCCGATCGCGATGTGGTGGGCGGGGATGTCGTTTTGGACGATGCCGCGCGCGCCGACGATGGCGTTTTCGCCGACCTTGCAGCCGGCGCGGACCATCGCGTCGTAGGTGAGCCGGACGTCGTCCTCAACGATGGTGTGGTAGTTGCGGACCTCGGTCTGGTCGACGACATCGTGGTCGTGACTGTAGACGTGGACGCCGTCGGAGATCGAGACGCGGTCGCCGATCGTGAGTTTCCCGCGATCGTCAAGGTGGACGTCGTCGTGGACGACCGTGTTGTCCCCGATCGTGATGTTGTGGCCGTAGGTAAACGAGATGCCCTTGAAGAAGCGACAGTTATCGCCACACTCCTCGAAGAGGTGGTCGGCGAGCATCCGTCGGAACCGCAGGGCGAACTCGATGTTGTCCGCGAGCGGCAGGCTGTCGAACTGTCGCCAGAGCCACTGGAGGTGTTTCGAACGACGGAACTGCTCCTCGTCTTTCTCAGCGTAGTACTCGCTCTCGAGGGTCGTGTTACAGGGATCGTAGCTCTGTAGGCGGACGCGCTCGGCCGGTGAGACCGACTCGCCGTTCTGCCAGCGCTCATAGGCGTCGCGGTCACCCGAGAGATCGATCAGGACGTCCTCGACGACCGAGCAGGTGTCCTCGTCGCTCGAGAGTCGTCGATCGACCTCGTCGATGAACTTGCGCATCCCCGCTTCCGCCTCCTCGGGGAGCGACACGTACCGCTTTGTCATACCCCGAGGTATTGCCCGCCGAGTTGATAGGGGTTCGGTTGTGCGTTCCCGGTTGCCGGACCCACTGGCATGAGGGTTACCTGGTCGGTCCGGCCGACCGATTCCGGGCATACAGCGCTGTCCCTTGCTCCTGGGGGCTCTGTTGAATCGCTGTAAGGCGGTAGATTTCACTGTTTGACGGCACGTTTGATGTTGTAGACGACACACATCAGAGAAATTTCACGGAACTCTCGATACCAGCTACGCGCTCGCACGGCGTAGCCGAGCGAGCGCTTGACGGCTGAGTTGACGGTTTCGGCCATTGACCGCTGAGCGTACCGATCTTCATCAATGCGGGCGTTGTGTGCGTGATCGTACGGAGCGAAGATCCGGTGTTTGATCAGCGGGCGAATGTCGAGTTCACGGAGTCGTTCGCGGAGTTGTTGCTTGTCATAGCCCTTATCAGCGGCTAGAGACCGCAGATCGCCCGCGTTCCGGCGGGCGATCTGCTCACAGAGATCTGCGTCGCTGCCTTCTAACGTCGTCGAGCAGTGAAGATCAAGCACAGCTTGCGTTGCTGTATCGACGAGTTTGGTTACTTTGAGCGTCTGAACGCGATAATTCGTTCGTTGACAGTAGTGACGGCTTGCACGATCTCGTTCATAGAACGTAGCGTCGATCGCAGCGTGCTCAGAGAGGTCGTGTAGCTGCGCCGACTGGCACAGCAACACTCGACAAACGCTCATCTCGATCCGATCAAACGCCTTACACAGCGTAGATGGTGCGGGGAGATCGGCCGTATCAAGGCCGATCTCCCCTGTTATTTGCGGCATTTCCTTCAGCAGATCGATCGTCATTCGATAGGACGTATCGAGGTAAATCCGCAGACAATGCAGGGAAACGAGGGCATAGTCGGTGAATCCGCCGCCACCTTTCGGGGCGGCGGATTCGTCTCCATCGCCAGTAACGTTTTGAGCAATCGGCACAACTGCCCCAATGAAGCGGGAGATTTGGGTCATGAACAACTGAAGTCTCCCGCTTCAAGACCTTCGATTTAGCGAACCATTCCGCCGCTGTCTAGTGATTCAACACAGCCCTCCTGGGTCACTTCTGGTCGGACTCCCAACTCGAGAGAATTAGCGCTGGCAATGCGAGCGCGCCGACCACCAGCAACCCACCGCCCACGACCGCGCCGACCGTGACGCGGTCCCCGGGAATCTCGAGAAACCGTGCGATGAAGAGTCCGAGCGGGACGAGAGCGAGGAGGATCGCCAGTAGGAGCCAGCGGGAACGCCGGGTCCGAGTGCGGGAGTCGTCCATATCCGCATTTGTCAACCGCGGGGCAAGAAGGGTTCGACTCGAGAGACCGGTGTCCCGAATCCGTTCGGATCAGCCGCTCGAGCGTTCCGTTCACCATAAGTTCCCCCGCTACGAAGAGTTGAACATGCAACACAGCGAACTCGGCGACTCCGGAGTCGAGGTCAGCGAAGTCGGTTTCGGCGCGTGGACCGTCGGCACCGACTGGTGGGGCGACCGCTCGGACGACGACGCGATCGAGATGCTGCAGTACGCCGTCGAGCAGGGGATCACCTACGTCGACACGGGCGACGTCTACGGTCACGGCAACAGCGAGGAACTGGTCGGGCGGGCGCTCGCCGAGGTCCGCGACGAGGTCACCATCGCGACGAAGGTCGGCTACGACTTCTATGACAATCCCCAGGCCGGCCACGGCGAACTCCCCAAGGAGATGGATCCGGAGTACCTTCGAGACGCCGTCCACAAGAGTCTCGACCGCCTCGGCATCGACTCCGTCGACGTGCTCCAACTCCACAACGCGGACGTCGACGAGATCACGCCCGACGTGCTCGAACTGCTCGACGAACTCGAGGAGGAGGGCCTGATCGAGGCCACCGGCCTCGCGCTCGGTCCCTCGATCGGCTGGCTCGCGGAGGGCGATCTAGCGATCGAAGAGGAGTTCGATTCCGTCCAACTCGTCTGGAACATGCTCGAGCAGGAGGTCGGCGACCACTTCCTCGAGACGATCGAGCGAACGGGCTCATCGACGAGTCTGATCCCGCGTGTCCCTCACTCCTCGGGGATCCTCAACGAGCAGGTCACTCCCGAGACCGAACTCGGTGAGGGCGACCACCGCGGCTTCCGCCCCGAGGAATGGTACGAGACCGGCTGGGAGAAACTCGAGAAACTGCGATTCCTCGAGCGCGCGGAGCGTGGCTCCGCGGCTAACTCGAGCGAGCAGGGCTCGCGAGAGCACGACGGCGAACGAACGATGAGCCAGGCGTCGATCGCGTGGCTCCTCAGTCACGAGCCGGTCGCGACCGTGACGCCGACCTTCCGTACCAAAGACGACATCGACGAGTGGGCGGCCGCCAGCGACGTGCCGAAGCTCACCGACGAGGAGATGGGCCGCGTCGCGGAGCTGTACGAGAACGATTTTGACATCGACCGCGACGACGGAATGGACTCGCTGCGCTCGTCGGTCGACGGCGCGGACATCAAGTCGGCCGGCCTAGACAAGCTCGCAGCCGACTAATCGAGCGACTCAAGCGGGGCGGAATCTTCCGTCCGGCTCACTCCGACGCGGCTTCGGTAAACCGGAACTCGAGTTCGAGTCTCCCGTCCGTCTTCACGTTCACGCCACCGAATGTATCCGAGAGTTGCTCCCTTGCTTGAGAGCTCGGTTCGACGGTGACCGAGACGCTGTTGCTGTTTGCATTGTACGTGATGTTGCCGACCGTGACGTCGAAGTCGAACAAGTCCGGGATTTCATCCCTGAGGTGTGTTCGCACGTCGTCGACCTCCGACCGAACGTCGGACATCTCGTCGTGTAACGTGCTCATTAATCATGCTAACACCCACCGAGACTTAACGGTTCACCCTGTCTGTTCGTATCGCCTAAACCGCTCAGGTACTCGGCCAGAGGTATCCGGTTGAAGAGACCGGGTCACGCTGGCATTCTGAGCGCGTACAGAATCGCGAACAGTCCCGAGATCTGGCTGAGCTGACTGAGGACGGCGACGACCGTCTCCGAAAGGAACGGGACCAGCACGTAGAGCACTACCAGAAGGAAGGGGACTGCGAGTGCAAAGAGGAAGCCGACGGCGATAACCAGCATCGGCCGACTGTCGTTTCGCCGGTAGCCGCGGTAGGCCTGATAGGCGATGAATAGGCCGATGAGCGCACTCAGAACGTCGGTCGCCTGCACGAACGTCGTGACCCACTCGGCCGGCGACGCCTCCCAGATCTGGATCGGTATCGAGCGCACGTCACATCCCCTCGATTAAGTTCGTGAACCGGTCCGCCATGTCCTCGCGGCGGTCGATACGGAGTCTCAATTCGTCATCCCCTAGCTCGATCGTGATTCGCTCGAGATTAGTCGAGTAGACGGTCCGGTGGTGGCCCCCGTCCGGATCGGGTTTCGTCCGTTCGACGAGGAGATCACACTCGCGGAGGTCTTCCAGTCGCCGGTACACCGTGGGTTGGGACGTGTCGCAGTGGTCGCTCAGAGTGTTCGCTGACATAGGTTCCTTGCTCGTCTTGGTGAGGATCGTTCGCACTGTCGGGTTCTCTAGCAGGGTCCCGATCGTCTCGACATCCGGTTCCTCACTCACGGTACCGACATGTACCGAGAACGAACATAAAGGGATTTTCACAACTGCAGCGGCTGCAGTCGTGCGGGTCGGGTTTTCGTCCCGCGTCCTATTCGTACGTATACGATGCCATCGACTCGTCGCTCAGGAACGGTTGGACGGATCGCCGAACGATTTCACCGCGTCGCGACGGGGCTGGCCGCGCTGTGTGCCAGTCCCGCTGGCGGCTGGCTTCGGCCGACGGCGGCCGGCGGCGTACTACTCGTGCTCGCGAGCGTCGCAGTGAGTCTCGCGTCCGTCCGGGTGCTCGGGGACAGCGTCCGGATTCGCT
This genomic stretch from Natrinema sp. SYSU A 869 harbors:
- a CDS encoding glucose-6-phosphate isomerase; this encodes MNVDIGNALASVASPGVSRESLERLDEQVATAHERIERGMENGEHGYEALNLPQRTDPDEIRAAVEPVADADALITVGIGGSSLGAATIVNALESDTETVFLDNVDPEWISSELDRLPLESTAINVVSRSGTTAETLANFLVVREAFESAGVDWTERTIVTTGESGPLRDLAKRHDLPSLKVPDGVPGRFSALSAVGMVAAAVCGHDLEALLAGAAAERETLSGSLFDCPAYAYGATTYALDQRGAGINAMMPYAESLETSAEWFAQLWAESLGKDDLGQTPVRALGVTDQHSQLQLYRAGPRDKLVTFVTTEESTDRSIPDTDVEDLAYLGDATLGELLEAEFEATEASLAAAGRPNVRVELERIDEYELGGLLYGMEAACVLAGELYGVNTFEQPAVEWAKKATRGLLGGGDFEEAEAVAEKTELRVER
- a CDS encoding DUF5812 family protein — translated: MTEKTSTFVVTHAEAESAVVRDVETAQVHTLASNPGLEIHDVLEATVAPEPPMEVTWEVIDVDDRRTIDLVDSDLEPTTHEKKIAAEADLGDLIQEERAGTGEIHVFSVPEGEVEPAAQDVLADEETISRAARLEAVRVEVRRSADDGVLSVRYLPD
- the secF gene encoding protein translocase subunit SecF, with amino-acid sequence MAYFDVPEIEYTRYSNRQLAAVPLAVLAVALLVLVGSFLVLGSPVPMGMDFAGGAELTVQTSTPQDDIDAAFDQNAEVRSTGGDNQYIVQFTESDLDTLRSQAESNLEPDGNADIVQSASATGATFSQENQWTAMLGLVVAFVGMSAIAFILFRTFVPSIAIVISAFSDLVIPLAFMRLTGIPLSLGTVAGLLMLIGYSVDSDILLNNHILRRSGGFYESTHRAMRTGVTMTVTSMAAMFVMGVAAFVLGIDLLASIGIILFVGLAADLMNTYMLNLSLLRWYKFKGVRS
- a CDS encoding preprotein translocase subunit SecD, which codes for MNPIDGVKQNWRVLLLVSFLLFAVIALFVPGGIVADDSVANESVDSGPTNLEFGLSLDGGTRIRAPVVGMTAEDIETGAVSDSGQVDGDRIGEIESTLYEELDLDTADARVTVHDDGSVTAEVFTDNVTQAEFATALQSANVDASEDDIRDGVTEQTRNEMIGTLQTKINEAGLSGGSVYEQTTRSNNYIVVEVPNMDSEELRSLLSERGVVEVVAYYPDENGTQTNETVLTQDQLANVDSPRQPQGPQGRSQGYMVPIQVSEEAAPEFQRQMEEYGFLDEGYTSQGACNLPEENGNIRFDHEGQQYCLLTVSDGEVVDAHSMGSLADGMIAGTWVNDPTFQMGAPSQQEAQSLSVNLRAGSLRAPLDLSPESAQVYSITPSHADQFKQYSLLIGLLSVVTVSGVVYARYTDTRIALPMIVTALSEVVILLGFAALIRMPLDLSHVAGFIAVVGTGVDDLVIIADEVLDEGDVSSERVFQSRFRKAFWVIGAAAATTIVALSPLAVLSLGDLKGFAIITILGVLIGVLITRPAYGDILRRLLTDR
- a CDS encoding acyltransferase, with the translated sequence MTKRYVSLPEEAEAGMRKFIDEVDRRLSSDEDTCSVVEDVLIDLSGDRDAYERWQNGESVSPAERVRLQSYDPCNTTLESEYYAEKDEEQFRRSKHLQWLWRQFDSLPLADNIEFALRFRRMLADHLFEECGDNCRFFKGISFTYGHNITIGDNTVVHDDVHLDDRGKLTIGDRVSISDGVHVYSHDHDVVDQTEVRNYHTIVEDDVRLTYDAMVRAGCKVGENAIVGARGIVQNDIPAHHIAIGMPAKSVKIKPGWEDVATPIDDAGTNRQEQRHLAYDLPDDLEVFDEFQRDL
- a CDS encoding IS5 family transposase, with protein sequence MTQISRFIGAVVPIAQNVTGDGDESAAPKGGGGFTDYALVSLHCLRIYLDTSYRMTIDLLKEMPQITGEIGLDTADLPAPSTLCKAFDRIEMSVCRVLLCQSAQLHDLSEHAAIDATFYERDRASRHYCQRTNYRVQTLKVTKLVDTATQAVLDLHCSTTLEGSDADLCEQIARRNAGDLRSLAADKGYDKQQLRERLRELDIRPLIKHRIFAPYDHAHNARIDEDRYAQRSMAETVNSAVKRSLGYAVRARSWYREFREISLMCVVYNIKRAVKQ
- a CDS encoding aldo/keto reductase, translating into MQHSELGDSGVEVSEVGFGAWTVGTDWWGDRSDDDAIEMLQYAVEQGITYVDTGDVYGHGNSEELVGRALAEVRDEVTIATKVGYDFYDNPQAGHGELPKEMDPEYLRDAVHKSLDRLGIDSVDVLQLHNADVDEITPDVLELLDELEEEGLIEATGLALGPSIGWLAEGDLAIEEEFDSVQLVWNMLEQEVGDHFLETIERTGSSTSLIPRVPHSSGILNEQVTPETELGEGDHRGFRPEEWYETGWEKLEKLRFLERAERGSAANSSEQGSREHDGERTMSQASIAWLLSHEPVATVTPTFRTKDDIDEWAAASDVPKLTDEEMGRVAELYENDFDIDRDDGMDSLRSSVDGADIKSAGLDKLAAD
- a CDS encoding winged helix-turn-helix domain-containing protein is translated as MSEEPDVETIGTLLENPTVRTILTKTSKEPMSANTLSDHCDTSQPTVYRRLEDLRECDLLVERTKPDPDGGHHRTVYSTNLERITIELGDDELRLRIDRREDMADRFTNLIEGM